One genomic window of Psychrobacillus sp. INOP01 includes the following:
- a CDS encoding L,D-transpeptidase family protein, whose product MIHTVQQGETLSQIARDYRIPLSEIINANQSINPNVLFIGQSIVIPGFPDPNSLPYQIEVSINNRRLRLRKDGLLQKEYPIAVGRMLYNTPVGDFIIINKAPNPGGPFGTMWMSLSKEHYGIHGTNDPSSIGKAVSHGCIRMYNKDVEELARIIPIGTPVSIRP is encoded by the coding sequence CTGATTCATACTGTTCAACAAGGGGAAACACTGAGTCAGATAGCCAGAGACTACCGTATCCCCCTATCCGAAATCATTAACGCTAACCAATCTATAAATCCGAATGTACTTTTTATTGGTCAATCCATTGTAATACCAGGCTTTCCAGACCCCAATTCACTTCCATATCAAATTGAAGTTTCCATTAACAATCGTCGGCTACGATTACGAAAAGATGGGCTTTTACAAAAAGAGTACCCTATAGCTGTGGGAAGAATGTTATACAATACACCAGTAGGGGATTTTATCATTATAAATAAAGCACCTAATCCTGGTGGACCATTCGGTACAATGTGGATGAGTTTATCAAAAGAACATTACGGGATTCATGGGACCAACGATCCTAGTTCCATTGGTAAAGCAGTCTCACATGGTTGTATCCGCATGTACAATAAAGATGTTGAGGAATTAGCACGTATTATTCCGATAGGAACTCCGGTTTCAATACGGCCATAA
- a CDS encoding iron ABC transporter permease: MISKSRSGTIVIVTFMLAIVAGIIAIGLGSVTITIPEILKVLFSSSDIGVHDTIIWDIRLPRVLLAMIIGANIAISGALLQAVMGNPLADPGLTGVTSGAAVCVLVIMLAAPEYTQFIPIAAFIGGLIAATIVYSLAWRRNGISPITIILSGVAVNALCGGGIGYLSIIYSDRLPSAVQWLNGSLAAKGNNALFMVFPYAIVGWILSIFAIRKANIIRLGDQVASNLGENVNRIRILLSLLAVFLAAISVAAIGMIGFVGLVVPHMARLLVGSNYKYLLPMSMALGALVLLLADTGGRTLFSPTEIPAGILMAVIGAPCFLYLMRRKAF, encoded by the coding sequence GTGATTAGTAAATCTAGAAGCGGAACAATTGTAATCGTTACGTTCATGTTAGCAATTGTTGCCGGAATTATTGCTATTGGATTAGGCAGTGTGACTATCACGATTCCAGAAATATTAAAGGTGCTTTTTAGCTCATCGGATATAGGTGTACACGATACGATCATTTGGGATATTCGCTTGCCACGTGTGCTGTTGGCAATGATTATCGGTGCCAACATTGCAATTTCAGGCGCACTATTGCAAGCCGTTATGGGCAATCCGCTTGCAGATCCTGGTTTAACGGGTGTGACTAGTGGTGCGGCTGTTTGTGTGCTTGTCATTATGCTTGCTGCCCCAGAGTATACGCAGTTCATTCCAATTGCTGCATTTATAGGTGGACTCATTGCTGCAACTATCGTCTATTCTCTAGCGTGGAGAAGAAATGGTATTTCCCCGATCACAATTATTTTGTCCGGGGTTGCAGTTAACGCCCTATGTGGAGGAGGAATTGGATATTTATCTATAATATATAGCGATCGACTTCCTAGTGCTGTGCAATGGCTGAACGGCAGTTTGGCGGCAAAAGGTAACAATGCTTTGTTCATGGTATTCCCATATGCGATAGTTGGTTGGATTCTATCTATTTTTGCTATACGTAAGGCGAATATTATTCGACTTGGAGATCAGGTTGCATCAAATCTCGGTGAAAATGTTAACCGTATCCGCATTTTACTATCTCTATTGGCTGTTTTCTTAGCAGCTATTTCAGTTGCTGCTATAGGTATGATTGGATTTGTTGGACTTGTTGTACCCCATATGGCTAGATTATTAGTCGGCTCAAATTATAAATATTTATTACCAATGAGTATGGCACTTGGAGCACTTGTATTGTTACTTGCAGATACTGGGGGAAGAACATTATTTTCTCCAACGGAAATACCTGCTGGTATCCTAATGGCCGTTATAGGTGCACCATGCTTTTTATACTTGATGAGAAGGAAGGCATTCTAA
- a CDS encoding M20 family metallopeptidase: MESKNLELAIQLRHELHQHPELSNYEKWTKQYLITFLKNHTKLEVVDKGKWFYAIYRAGEDKQNIAFRADFDALPMAEVINIPHASQFPGVSHKCGHDGHSASLAGFALEIDQKGADKNIFFLFQHAEETGDGAIQCATFIKENNINEIFAYHNLSGMAFNTVNVIDGTAQCASKGMTIHMEGSPAHASQPENGVNPSFAIAKIIEAIPGFVSPEENEGIILCTVIQVNIGERAFGMSASKGELLLTIRALYEEELNRLQKNLEDLAIAQAEKFGIKVSFSYNDEFPETVNHKESSDKIRRVCDAKGLQLVELSEAFRPSEDFGHYLKLTKGAMCYIGNGEDYPHVHTHQYDFRDDIIETAVELFKGLAKL; the protein is encoded by the coding sequence TTGGAAAGTAAAAATCTTGAATTAGCAATTCAATTGCGTCATGAGTTGCACCAACATCCAGAACTGTCGAATTATGAAAAATGGACTAAACAATATTTAATCACTTTTTTGAAAAATCATACAAAACTAGAGGTAGTTGATAAAGGTAAATGGTTCTACGCTATTTATCGCGCAGGTGAAGACAAACAAAATATAGCGTTCCGTGCAGACTTTGATGCACTCCCTATGGCAGAAGTAATTAACATTCCACATGCCTCACAATTCCCTGGAGTTTCTCACAAATGTGGTCATGATGGTCACTCAGCGAGCCTTGCTGGGTTTGCTTTGGAAATCGATCAAAAAGGAGCAGACAAAAACATTTTTTTCCTCTTTCAACACGCGGAGGAAACAGGAGATGGAGCTATTCAATGTGCTACTTTTATAAAGGAAAATAATATAAATGAAATCTTTGCCTATCATAATTTGAGTGGCATGGCATTCAACACAGTTAACGTTATTGATGGAACGGCTCAATGTGCCTCAAAGGGAATGACAATCCACATGGAAGGTTCACCTGCACATGCTAGTCAACCTGAGAATGGTGTAAATCCCTCCTTTGCTATTGCCAAAATCATCGAAGCAATCCCGGGTTTTGTTTCTCCTGAGGAAAACGAAGGTATTATTCTGTGTACAGTAATTCAAGTAAATATAGGTGAAAGAGCATTTGGCATGTCTGCAAGCAAAGGAGAATTACTACTAACAATCCGAGCATTATACGAAGAGGAATTAAATAGGCTTCAGAAAAATCTAGAAGATCTTGCCATAGCTCAAGCTGAAAAGTTTGGTATAAAAGTAAGCTTTTCATATAATGATGAATTTCCGGAAACTGTAAATCACAAAGAAAGCTCTGATAAAATACGAAGAGTATGTGATGCAAAGGGACTACAATTAGTCGAATTAAGCGAAGCATTTCGTCCATCGGAGGATTTTGGTCATTACTTGAAGTTAACAAAGGGAGCAATGTGCTACATTGGAAATGGTGAGGATTATCCACATGTCCATACACACCAGTACGACTTTCGAGACGATATCATCGAAACTGCCGTAGAACTGTTCAAAGGTCTTGCAAAACTGTAA
- a CDS encoding phospholipase, with the protein MEFIHNRSFRIDYKKQNNSKEVVDLTRRRNGNRRFCVLPGYNWCGPGCSGPGAPINDVDAACKAHDECYRRGNNRCECDHKFLRELKPKINNYTQKGRHARTLYNYMKLQTVFTCKNFRN; encoded by the coding sequence ATGGAGTTTATACATAATCGAAGTTTCCGAATAGACTATAAGAAACAAAACAATTCTAAGGAGGTTGTTGATTTGACACGTAGAAGAAATGGAAACCGTCGTTTTTGCGTGTTGCCTGGGTATAATTGGTGTGGACCCGGTTGTAGTGGGCCCGGTGCGCCAATAAATGACGTGGATGCAGCTTGTAAAGCACATGACGAATGTTATAGAAGGGGAAATAATCGGTGTGAATGTGATCATAAATTTCTCCGCGAACTAAAGCCTAAAATAAATAATTATACACAAAAAGGAAGACATGCCCGTACACTCTATAATTACATGAAATTGCAAACCGTTTTTACTTGCAAAAATTTTAGAAACTAG
- a CDS encoding sulfatase-like hydrolase/transferase, which yields MSNSNKLFSSSHYHKKRPNILFMIVDEERFPTIYETEALKEWRIKNLKTQELLRNNGMTFLNHYIGSTACSPSRATLFTGQYPSLHGVTQTTGVAKGAFDPDVFWLDHNTVPTLGEYFRTAGYQTYWKGKWHLSDEDILIPGTHNALPSYNTKTGIPNHAQEQLYEHANRLNNYGFDGWIGPEPHGTNPRNSGSSAGIGVSGRDEIYAKEVVDLIHSLEKKVNSTEDQPWLIVSSFVNPHDITLLGLFTRFNPTFNFDINPTLPFVPPAPTANENLLTKPSAQLSYRDIYQQALQPTFDSLLYRQLYYSLQKKVDDEMYKVFQALQSSVFYEDTIIIFTADHGSLVGAHGGLFQKWHNAYEESLHVPLIIHSPKLSTTMETDMITSHLDVIPTLLGLANIDVIEAQNKLKKSHTEVHPLVGRDLTALLDGNNKFPRANEPIYFMTDDEVTKGLNQFTVTGKPYESVIQPNHLETVILKLPTGKEKTEEIWKLTRYFDNPQFWSNPGVDDEVSDRKDPHSVSDTKEVAICITTTKQSPVDDQYELYNITRDPTEECNLAFHLNETPESKVIQKILVNILQEQRKQKRLSPTSGAVPGMPTCEN from the coding sequence ATGAGCAATTCAAATAAATTATTTTCAAGTTCTCATTACCATAAAAAGCGACCAAATATTCTTTTTATGATTGTAGATGAAGAGAGATTTCCGACTATTTATGAAACCGAGGCGTTAAAAGAATGGCGAATAAAAAACTTAAAAACACAAGAGCTTTTACGGAATAATGGGATGACATTTTTAAATCATTATATTGGAAGTACGGCTTGTTCACCAAGTAGAGCAACGCTTTTTACTGGACAGTATCCATCACTTCACGGAGTGACACAAACTACTGGGGTTGCAAAAGGTGCATTTGACCCCGATGTATTTTGGTTAGATCACAATACAGTACCTACTTTGGGTGAATACTTTCGTACTGCAGGATATCAAACCTATTGGAAAGGAAAATGGCATCTTTCCGATGAGGATATTTTAATCCCTGGTACACATAACGCACTACCGAGCTATAACACTAAAACTGGTATACCTAACCATGCACAAGAGCAGCTTTATGAACATGCCAATAGGTTGAATAATTATGGTTTTGATGGTTGGATTGGTCCTGAACCACATGGAACGAATCCACGAAACTCTGGGTCTTCAGCTGGTATCGGGGTGAGTGGCAGGGATGAAATATATGCAAAGGAAGTCGTGGATTTAATTCATTCGCTCGAAAAAAAAGTAAATTCGACTGAAGATCAGCCATGGCTAATTGTATCCTCCTTTGTAAATCCACATGATATTACCCTTCTTGGTCTATTTACTCGATTCAATCCTACTTTTAATTTTGATATTAATCCTACTCTTCCTTTCGTTCCACCTGCTCCTACAGCAAATGAAAACCTACTCACGAAACCATCTGCTCAGTTGAGTTATCGCGATATCTATCAACAAGCGCTTCAGCCAACATTCGATTCACTGCTGTATCGACAGCTTTACTATTCTCTTCAAAAAAAGGTAGACGATGAGATGTATAAAGTATTTCAAGCTCTTCAATCATCTGTTTTTTATGAGGATACAATTATAATCTTTACAGCAGATCATGGAAGCTTAGTCGGAGCACACGGTGGTTTATTTCAAAAATGGCATAATGCTTACGAAGAATCCCTGCATGTCCCACTAATTATTCATAGCCCAAAACTTTCTACTACTATGGAAACTGATATGATCACAAGCCATTTAGATGTCATTCCTACTCTTTTAGGTCTCGCAAATATAGATGTGATCGAAGCTCAAAATAAACTCAAAAAAAGTCATACCGAGGTGCATCCTCTAGTAGGACGAGATCTCACCGCATTACTAGATGGGAATAACAAATTCCCTCGAGCCAACGAGCCTATATATTTTATGACGGATGATGAAGTAACGAAAGGATTGAACCAGTTTACTGTAACCGGAAAGCCATATGAATCAGTTATTCAGCCAAATCATTTAGAAACGGTGATTTTGAAATTGCCTACAGGGAAAGAAAAAACAGAAGAAATTTGGAAGCTTACTCGTTATTTTGATAACCCTCAATTTTGGAGTAATCCAGGTGTAGATGATGAAGTGTCCGATCGGAAAGATCCCCACTCAGTTTCAGATACGAAGGAAGTTGCTATTTGTATAACTACAACCAAGCAATCGCCGGTCGACGATCAGTATGAATTATACAATATTACAAGGGACCCCACAGAAGAATGCAATCTTGCATTTCATTTGAATGAAACACCTGAATCAAAAGTAATTCAGAAAATATTAGTAAATATTCTCCAAGAACAACGCAAACAAAAGAGATTATCTCCTACAAGTGGAGCCGTTCCAGGTATGCCTACTTGTGAGAACTAG
- a CDS encoding ABC transporter substrate-binding protein, whose translation MKKYYLVLLLAVLVLMSACTSNSAEDATKKEEVSNTESKESSETEQAEEADTVFSLENDGIDHAKFEEALSQFPSEVPERVITTSVPLTEMLHLLGVTPVGVPTSTNPIPTAFDAIERIGSPMAPDLEVVTNLKPDLILGAEALRGTLDKNLEGIDLKTAYLPTDSFDDLKLSFKALGTYFDKTEDMNRVLSTILNKENELIEQGKGKELPSVMLMIGTSDSFMVMSEGSYLGSLVKKLGADNIATSVLKVSDTYSPINMEDVVAADPDIVLVLASGDHGASEDMFKKEVESNNTWTKLSAYKNDNIHILDYDIFGVTSISNAEQALTQIANYFYE comes from the coding sequence TTGAAAAAGTATTATTTAGTTCTGCTTCTGGCAGTTCTTGTGTTAATGTCTGCATGCACATCCAATTCAGCGGAGGATGCGACGAAAAAAGAAGAAGTATCAAATACTGAAAGTAAAGAGTCTAGCGAAACAGAACAAGCAGAAGAAGCTGATACTGTATTTAGCTTGGAGAACGATGGTATAGATCATGCCAAGTTTGAAGAAGCGTTAAGTCAATTCCCTTCAGAGGTGCCAGAGCGAGTAATAACAACCTCGGTCCCATTAACAGAGATGTTACATTTACTTGGAGTTACTCCAGTTGGTGTACCAACTTCTACTAATCCTATTCCAACAGCTTTTGATGCGATTGAGAGAATTGGTTCACCAATGGCTCCAGATCTTGAAGTAGTAACTAATCTTAAGCCAGATTTGATTCTTGGAGCGGAAGCACTTAGAGGTACTTTGGATAAAAATCTTGAAGGAATCGATTTGAAAACTGCTTACTTACCAACGGATTCGTTTGATGATCTAAAACTAAGCTTTAAAGCATTAGGAACTTATTTCGATAAAACAGAAGATATGAACAGGGTACTAAGTACAATATTGAACAAAGAAAACGAATTGATTGAACAAGGAAAAGGAAAAGAATTACCTAGTGTCATGCTGATGATCGGAACTTCGGATTCATTCATGGTTATGAGTGAGGGATCATATTTGGGAAGTTTGGTTAAGAAGCTTGGTGCAGATAATATTGCAACCTCAGTTCTCAAAGTTTCAGATACATACTCTCCAATTAATATGGAGGACGTTGTAGCAGCAGATCCGGATATTGTTCTAGTACTTGCTTCTGGCGATCATGGAGCATCAGAGGATATGTTCAAGAAAGAAGTGGAGAGTAATAACACATGGACCAAACTCTCTGCGTATAAAAATGATAACATCCATATTCTAGATTACGATATCTTTGGTGTAACATCGATTAGTAACGCGGAGCAGGCATTGACTCAAATAGCAAACTATTTTTATGAATAA
- a CDS encoding heme iron utilization protein — protein MVKTVDLEKNKEKYLQFVANRKNLILNLLNDEGKPFSSCAPFVKKDGKLYIYISKIAEHYGFMERNEYVDAFLIADESSTANPFATERVRWSCTTKNIGNEGNEDIFELFNNAYGAKLLDVLRGLDFSLFEMTPVKGRYVVGFGMAFDLDIDANVFNHVVVDKKTEAKA, from the coding sequence ATGGTTAAAACGGTTGATTTAGAGAAAAACAAAGAAAAGTATTTACAATTTGTTGCGAATAGAAAAAATCTGATTTTAAATTTACTAAATGATGAAGGGAAACCATTTAGCAGTTGTGCACCGTTCGTGAAGAAAGATGGCAAGTTATACATATATATTAGTAAAATTGCAGAGCACTATGGATTTATGGAAAGAAACGAATATGTCGATGCATTTCTTATTGCAGATGAGTCCTCAACAGCTAATCCATTTGCAACGGAGCGAGTTCGTTGGAGCTGTACAACGAAAAACATCGGCAATGAAGGGAATGAGGACATCTTCGAGTTATTTAATAACGCATATGGAGCAAAACTGCTAGATGTATTGCGTGGATTAGATTTTTCCCTTTTCGAAATGACTCCAGTAAAAGGACGCTATGTAGTAGGCTTTGGAATGGCATTCGATCTAGACATAGATGCAAATGTATTTAATCATGTTGTTGTTGATAAGAAGACGGAAGCAAAAGCGTAA
- a CDS encoding GTP pyrophosphokinase family protein, translating into MNPEQVEQFQQMKKKMTRMMLLYKFALSELETKIEILREEFLMIHEYNPIEHTNSRLKSPESILKKLNRKGKSISVDSIRENVKDIAGMRITCSFISDIYRVFDMLEKQSDIKVLEVKDYIKNPKSNGYKSLHVLLETPVFMSDAKEIVTVEVQIRTIAMDFWASLEHKIFYKYDQFVPEQLLIELKEAADSAFALDEKMERLHNEVKVIKGENKITEVDELTKLISNSSQQQTIPPAFLDMLEKIR; encoded by the coding sequence ATGAATCCAGAACAAGTAGAACAGTTTCAGCAAATGAAAAAGAAAATGACGCGAATGATGCTGTTGTATAAATTTGCATTAAGTGAGCTTGAAACAAAGATCGAAATTCTGCGAGAAGAATTTTTAATGATTCATGAATATAATCCAATTGAACATACAAATTCTAGATTGAAATCACCAGAAAGTATATTGAAAAAACTTAATCGAAAAGGTAAAAGTATTTCAGTAGACAGCATACGAGAAAACGTGAAAGACATTGCAGGAATGCGGATTACTTGTTCATTTATTTCTGATATTTATCGGGTTTTTGACATGTTGGAAAAACAAAGTGATATTAAAGTATTAGAAGTAAAAGATTATATTAAAAATCCAAAAAGTAATGGCTATAAGAGTTTACATGTTTTATTGGAAACTCCTGTGTTTATGTCCGATGCCAAGGAAATTGTAACAGTCGAAGTACAAATACGAACTATTGCGATGGATTTTTGGGCAAGCCTTGAACATAAAATCTTTTATAAATATGATCAGTTTGTGCCGGAACAATTATTAATTGAATTAAAAGAAGCTGCCGATTCGGCATTTGCACTAGATGAGAAAATGGAACGACTGCATAATGAAGTTAAAGTAATTAAAGGTGAAAATAAAATAACTGAAGTAGATGAATTAACTAAGTTAATAAGTAATTCAAGCCAACAACAAACGATTCCTCCTGCTTTCCTAGACATGTTGGAAAAAATAAGATGA
- a CDS encoding M20 family metallopeptidase, translated as MENKNFELAKKLRHELHQHPELSNEEIWTKKHLIDFLKTHTSLEIVDKGNWFYAIYRAGIDKPSIAFRADFDALPMDEVIDLPWASQFPGKAHKCGHDGHAATLAGFALEINQKGADKNIFFLFQPAEETGDGAIQCVDLIKEHNIDEIFAYHNMSGFPYKSVGIIDGTSFCASKGMTIHLEGSPAHASQPETGNNPSLAIANIIQKVSEFTSPEINKGLILCTVVQIDVGERAFGIAASEGDLRMTIRALYEDELDRLQENLENFAKAQGEEHGLKVSFYYNDEFPETVNHKESAEKIRLVAKSKGIELVEQNEAFRGSEDFGHYTKLTKGAYCLIGNGEDYPHVHTNEFDFRDELIETGVELFKGLAEL; from the coding sequence GTGGAAAATAAAAATTTTGAATTAGCGAAAAAATTACGACATGAATTGCATCAACATCCTGAACTCTCTAACGAAGAGATATGGACAAAAAAACATTTGATAGATTTTTTGAAAACGCATACAAGCCTTGAAATTGTAGATAAAGGGAATTGGTTCTATGCGATTTATCGGGCAGGCATAGATAAACCAAGCATTGCATTCCGTGCAGATTTTGATGCACTTCCAATGGATGAAGTTATCGATCTTCCATGGGCTTCTCAATTTCCAGGAAAAGCACATAAATGTGGTCATGATGGCCACGCAGCAACACTAGCTGGATTTGCACTTGAAATTAATCAAAAGGGCGCAGACAAAAATATATTTTTCCTCTTCCAACCTGCTGAAGAAACTGGTGATGGCGCAATTCAATGTGTTGATCTTATTAAGGAACATAATATTGATGAAATTTTCGCTTACCATAATATGAGTGGTTTTCCTTATAAATCTGTAGGAATTATCGATGGTACAAGTTTTTGTGCATCTAAAGGGATGACTATACATTTGGAAGGTTCTCCTGCCCATGCAAGTCAACCAGAAACAGGGAATAATCCATCTTTGGCGATTGCTAATATTATTCAAAAGGTTTCTGAATTCACATCTCCAGAAATAAATAAAGGTCTTATTCTGTGCACAGTTGTACAAATCGATGTTGGTGAAAGAGCTTTTGGTATTGCTGCATCAGAAGGAGATCTTCGTATGACCATTCGTGCCCTTTACGAAGATGAGTTAGATCGGCTTCAAGAAAACCTTGAAAATTTTGCTAAAGCTCAAGGAGAGGAACACGGATTAAAAGTAAGTTTCTATTATAACGATGAATTCCCGGAAACTGTAAACCACAAAGAAAGCGCTGAAAAGATTCGGTTAGTTGCAAAATCAAAAGGCATTGAATTAGTTGAACAAAATGAGGCTTTTCGAGGTTCTGAAGACTTTGGTCACTATACAAAGTTAACAAAGGGGGCGTATTGCTTAATTGGAAACGGAGAAGATTACCCACATGTTCATACAAATGAATTTGATTTCCGTGACGAACTCATTGAAACAGGGGTTGAACTTTTCAAGGGATTAGCTGAATTGTAA
- a CDS encoding ABC transporter ATP-binding protein, with amino-acid sequence MFTVDSISIRYEQKDVISSFSFTIAQGEVVSIIGPNGSGKSTLLKAVSGHIPYHEGSVKFEGANLKSMSAKQVARKMCMLSQKNQAPSDMTVIDLVSYGRYPHKKWFEKLNNEDMEIIHWALERTQLIAYKDRTVSSLSGGESQRAWIAMALAQRPKVLFLDEPTTYLDISHQHEVLELVRELNRDMGMTVVMVLHDLNQASSYSDNIIVVKAGEKVKYGTPNDVMTTEMIRQVYRMEAEIQYISPDKKPRIHLLSTVR; translated from the coding sequence ATGTTTACTGTAGATTCCATTTCAATTCGGTATGAACAAAAAGATGTAATTAGTAGTTTCTCATTCACCATAGCTCAAGGTGAAGTAGTGTCTATCATTGGTCCGAATGGTTCGGGCAAGTCAACACTACTAAAGGCAGTTTCGGGGCATATTCCTTATCATGAAGGTTCGGTAAAGTTTGAAGGTGCTAATTTGAAATCTATGAGCGCTAAACAAGTCGCACGTAAAATGTGTATGTTAAGTCAAAAAAACCAAGCACCGAGCGATATGACGGTGATTGATCTTGTTTCTTATGGTCGGTATCCACATAAGAAATGGTTTGAGAAATTAAATAATGAGGATATGGAAATTATCCATTGGGCACTTGAAAGGACACAACTAATAGCTTATAAGGATCGAACAGTCTCTTCCTTATCGGGTGGTGAATCACAGCGTGCTTGGATTGCGATGGCACTTGCCCAGCGACCAAAAGTGTTATTTCTTGATGAGCCAACAACCTATCTTGATATTTCTCATCAGCATGAAGTGTTGGAGCTTGTTCGAGAACTTAACCGTGACATGGGAATGACGGTTGTGATGGTGTTGCATGATCTCAATCAAGCTTCTAGTTATAGCGATAATATTATTGTAGTAAAAGCGGGTGAGAAAGTGAAATACGGCACTCCAAATGACGTCATGACTACTGAAATGATTCGACAAGTATATCGAATGGAGGCAGAAATCCAATATATTTCCCCAGATAAGAAACCTCGAATTCACCTGTTAAGTACGGTTAGATGA
- a CDS encoding DinB family protein, which yields MTYSTVFPIWNAIRERFHKTANTLLAQDLGLQLGNTKIGNLLHHTAEVEYMFAEWFFGKKMPEEGIAMPAFTDVNKFVEQLKASNEHIIQAMKELPEEDWHKIMESPIGTSTPLEAVGRLMYHTGIHAGQISLIKKNGYSHEE from the coding sequence ATGACATACTCTACAGTGTTTCCAATTTGGAATGCAATTCGAGAGAGGTTTCATAAAACTGCTAATACATTACTGGCGCAAGATTTAGGTTTACAGTTAGGAAATACGAAAATTGGTAATTTGCTTCATCATACTGCCGAAGTCGAGTATATGTTTGCAGAATGGTTTTTTGGGAAAAAAATGCCCGAAGAGGGGATTGCAATGCCTGCTTTTACAGATGTGAATAAGTTTGTTGAGCAATTGAAAGCTTCAAATGAACATATCATTCAAGCTATGAAAGAGTTGCCAGAGGAAGATTGGCATAAAATTATGGAGTCACCGATTGGAACATCAACACCTTTAGAAGCTGTTGGAAGATTAATGTATCATACGGGAATACATGCAGGACAGATTTCACTTATTAAGAAGAATGGGTATAGTCATGAAGAATAA
- a CDS encoding GntR family transcriptional regulator: MTEYLSLKDHVYNYIVEQINNRKLISNSKVNENAICESLKVSRTPVREALIQLSSEGLLENVPRKGFVIKELSKEEAKETYFIIGALDGLAASLALPFLTGKDLKEMEFYIQSIDLAINTGNFQMYHKMQELFHGVYLSICPNKSLVNLLLKSQKKFLKTYDYAGQQEEMKIKLLETNNEHKKMLELFKIGDSAGLESFIKDVHWNIDKVELIPL; encoded by the coding sequence ATGACAGAATATTTATCGTTAAAAGACCATGTTTATAATTATATCGTTGAGCAGATTAATAACAGGAAATTGATCTCTAATAGCAAGGTGAACGAAAATGCGATTTGTGAAAGTTTGAAAGTTAGTAGGACTCCGGTTAGAGAGGCATTAATACAACTTTCTTCAGAAGGTCTATTAGAGAATGTTCCCCGAAAAGGATTCGTGATAAAAGAACTTTCAAAGGAGGAAGCAAAAGAAACTTATTTTATTATTGGTGCACTGGATGGCTTGGCTGCTTCACTGGCACTACCGTTTCTAACTGGGAAAGATTTAAAAGAAATGGAATTCTATATTCAGAGTATCGATTTAGCAATTAATACAGGAAATTTTCAAATGTATCATAAGATGCAAGAACTTTTTCATGGTGTTTATTTATCAATCTGTCCGAACAAAAGTCTCGTAAATCTTCTCTTAAAATCTCAAAAAAAATTTTTAAAAACCTATGATTATGCGGGTCAACAGGAAGAAATGAAGATAAAACTCTTAGAAACAAATAATGAACATAAAAAAATGCTAGAACTTTTTAAAATAGGAGATTCGGCAGGATTAGAAAGTTTTATAAAGGATGTTCATTGGAATATAGATAAAGTAGAGTTAATACCACTGTAG